A single window of Salvia splendens isolate huo1 chromosome 8, SspV2, whole genome shotgun sequence DNA harbors:
- the LOC121743482 gene encoding magnesium-chelatase subunit ChlI, chloroplastic-like — MAGIIGTSSTAPIFASRPLSSHSSPTPSFSLHPSPRLSSGRKFYGGVALPLKKGRSHLHLSISNVATSPAQEEVQKLTSSKENQRPVYPFAAIVGQDEMKLCLLLNVIDPKIGGVMIMGDRGTGKSTTVRSLVDLLPEIRVVYGDPFNSDPEDAEVQGPEVRDKVMKGEQLPVVSTKINMVDLPLGATEDRVCGTIDIEKALTEGVKAFEPGLLAKANRGILYVDEVNLLDDHLVDVLLDSAASGWNTVEREGISISHPARFILIGSGNPEEGELRPQLLDRFGMHAQVGTVRDAELRVKIVEERARFDKNPKEFRESYIAEQEKLQQQIDSARSALSSVTIDHDLRVKISKVCSELNVDGLRGDIVSNRAARALAALKGRDKVTTEDIATVIPNCLRHRLRKDPLESIDSGVLVIEKFYEVFG, encoded by the exons ATGGCTGGGATTATCGGAACTTCCTCCACTGCACCGATCTTTGCCTCCAGGCCCCTTTCTTCTCACTCATCACCAACTCCCTCTTTCTCCCTCCACCCCTCTCctc GGCTAAGTTCAGGGAGGAAATTCTATGGAGGAGTTGCCCTCCCCTTGAAGAAAGGGCGCTCTCATTTACATCTCTCAATTTCCAATGTTGCCACTTCTCCCGCTCAAGAAGAG GTTCAGAAGCTAACTTCTTCGAAGGAGAACCAGAGGCCAGTTTATCCATTTGCAGCTATAGTTGGGCAGGATGAGATGAAACTGTGCCTTTTATTGAATGTGATTGATCCCAAGATAGGTGGGGTGATGATCATGGGAGATAGGGGGACTGGGAAGTCTACCACTGTTAGATCTTTAGTCGATTTACTCCCCGAAATCAGAGTAGTCTACGGGGATCCATTTAACTCGGATCCAGAGGACGCTGAAGTGCAGGGGCCGGAAGTACGTGACAAAGTCATGAAAGGTGAACAGCTCCCTGTTGTTTCCACCAAAATCAATATGGTTGATCTGCCTTTGGGTGCCACGGAAGATAGAGTTTGTGGCACAATCGACATTGAGAAAGCTCTTACTGAAGGTGTGAAGGCGTTCGAGCCTGGCCTTCTGGCAAAAGCCAACAGAGGGATTCTGTATGTGGATGAAGTTAATCTTTTGGATGATCATTTAGTGGATGTTCTACTGGACTCTGCTGCTTCGGGTTGGAACACTGTCGAGAGAGAGGGAATCTCAATTTCCCACCCAGCCAGGTTCATACTCATTGGATCTGGCAATCCGGAAGAGGGAGAACTGAGGCCACAGCTTCTTGACCGTTTTGGAATGCATGCCCAAGTTGGAACAGTGAGGGATGCGGAGCTCAGGGTCAAGATAGTCGAGGAGAGAGCACGATTTGACAAGAATCCTAAAGAATTCCGGGAGTCCTACATTGCAGAGCAAGAGAAACTCCAGCAGCAAATTGACTCAGCCAGGAGTGCCCTTTCCTCCGTTACAATAGATCATGATCTTCGAGTAAAAATTTCCAAGGTCTGCTCTGAGCTTAATGTGGATGGATTGAGAGGTGATATTGTTTCGAATAGGGCAGCAAGAGCATTGGCTGCTCTCAAAGGAAGAGATAAAGTAACAACAGAGGATATTGCCACTGTCATCCCCAACTGCTTAAGACACCGACTTAGAAAGGATCCTCTGGAGTCGATCGACTCAGGCGTACTCGTGATTGAGAAATTCTACGAAGTTTTTGGCTGA
- the LOC121744743 gene encoding protein IQ-DOMAIN 5-like has product MGSGVWFKNIISKKKVKGGKSGKVKRYSSLEHIDGCKEDLCSIKGCIAVANVACLDNQGSVGLSREYGAARKIQTAYRAHAARKSLRRMRGTVRLQKLVQCDSIKNQASATLSHLHSWTKTQAQIRARRANMVMEGRLKQKKLENQLKLEAKLHDFEVEWNGGSETVSEALAKIHHREEAAVKRERALAYAFTHQWRANTIPSFGPGNKELSKENWGWSWMDRWIAARPWESRVEALNSPQKTQLTTRLPKLISPNGKAVKKTISPTTKAPGKAKLISPNGKAARNGRKLSYDAAAVKKVSVKSEEKEKKNEKESS; this is encoded by the exons ATGGGTTCAGGAGTTTGGTTTAAGAATATAATCAGCAAAAAGAAAGTGAAGGGTGGGAAATCAGGGAAAGTCAAG AGATATTCATCCCTTGAACACATAGATGGCTGCAAAGAGGATCTCTGCTCTATCAAAGGGTGTATAGCAGTAGCCAATGTTGCTTGTCTCGACAATCAGGGCAGTGTTGGTCTCTCCAGAGAATATGGTGCTGCTAGAAAGATTCAGACTGCGTACCGTGCACATGCT GCACGGAAAAGTCTTCGTCGAATGAGAGGAACTGTAAGGTTACAGAAGCTGGTGCAGTGTGATTCTATTAAGAATCAAGCCTCGGCTACATTGAGTCACCTGCACTCATGGACCAAAACTCAGGCCCAGATTAGAGCACGTCGTGCTAATATGGTTATGGAAGGCCGGCTTAAGCAGAAGAAACTGGAGAATCAGTTGAAGCTAGAAGCAAAGCTTCATGACTTTGAG GTGGAGTGGAATGGTGGTTCTGAAACAGTGAGTGAAGCTCTTGCAAAAATACATCATAGAGAAGAGGCAGCAGTGAAAAGGGAGCGAGCTCTGGCATATGCATTTACTCATCAG TGGAGGGCCAACACAATCCCAAGTTTCGGACCAGGCAATAAAGAACTCAGTAAAGAAAACTGGGGCTGGAGCTGGATGGATCGTTGGATAGCTGCTCGTCCTTGGGAAAGCCGAGTTGAAGCGCTTAATAGCCCCCAAAAAACACAGCTGACCACCCGACTCCCAAAACTGATCTCTCCTAACGGAAAGGCAGTTAAAAAGACCATTTCCCCTACAACCAAGGCGCCAGGAAAGGCCAAATTGATCTCTCCTAATGGGAAGGCTGCCAGAAATGGACGCAAACTGTCTTACGATGCAGCTGCTGTTAAAAAAGTGAGCGTGAAGAGTGAAGAGAAGGAAAAGAAGAATGAAAAGGAAAGCTCTTAA
- the LOC121744740 gene encoding sodium/calcium exchanger NCL1-like isoform X4 yields the protein MQAAFTSLLMAILVACLVFYIILSVTNTVTGRILRLNTLDDLISDGVDADAIQAPFFNPGRSPNTKCVHSYGFFPCADNIGGYIFEIVVYQYLVIIGGKLIGRGSKRLFNILGTGVYGATVFRILTVLPKIAMVIVSGILKSKEGAQESVSFGVGVYAGSTVFNLTLVWGMCVIIGRKEFLVKSGDAYHHSSFKEKLSELKGTGTTIDKKTCYTAGIMLLSLIPYFIVQAANIFDSSFGTRMVILIALVVSTLMLLSYFLYQIFDPWIQERSLEYSKYENLLVGFLQHVQRHAKEKLVDDSGQPNITVIKGLFSETDKDADKSITFHELEKLIHEIQSGKVEVEKGYAISEMLKTFDLNRDGRIEEDEFVEGCSKWINEAAELAGKGDSDAAELLREVVEPVCKKKRFEKAEIEHLMARIMKHAHSEELEAEQLVTYDGKPNMERIKALFKQFDTDRSNSLSRPELEQLIHTTVAKTGDSQLQHEEMVKKFVKDFDMDGDDIVDEQEFVHGMTKWLNKAMDVTKCKDAKRSIDEFDKIMWGEVDDLVYEVGRNEDSHLKLLTWSSTKAIFQVMLGIAILTFLSGPLKTSIQHFSHAIGVPAFFVSFVVVPICLNALSAISAIFPASQKSSRTSSLTFSE from the exons ATGCAAGCTGCTTTCACTAGCCTTTTAATGGCTATCCTCGTAGCATGTCTAGTCTTTTACATAATTTTGTCTGTAACTAACACTGTCACCGGTCGTATTCTGAGGCTTAATACTTTGGATGATTTAATCTCTGATGGGGTTGATGCTGATGCAATTCAAGCTCCATTTTTTAACCCCGGGAGGTCTCCTAATACAAAATGTGTGCACAGTTATGGCTTCTTCCCATGTGCAGACAACATAGGGGGCTATATTTTTGAGATAGTCGTCTATCAGTACTTGGTTATTATTGGAGGAAAGCTAATCGGCCGAGGGAGCAAGAGACTCTTCAACATCTTAGGTACTGGTGTATATGGCGCTACTGTTTTTCGTATACTCACAGTGTTGCCAAAGATAGCTATGGTAATTG TATCTGGAATTCTCAAGAGTAAAGAGGGTGCTCAAGAGTCTGTTTCATTCGGGGTAGGCGTGTATGCCGGATCTACAGTCTTCAATCTCACATTAGTATGGGGAATGTGTGTGATAATTGGCAGAAAGGAGTTTCTTGTGAAGTCTGGTGATGCCTATCATCATTCCTCATTCAAGGAAAAACTATCAGAATTAAAAG GTACAGGGACAACAATAGACAAAAAGACATGTTACACAGCTGGAATCATGCTTCTGTCTTTGATCCCTTACTTCATAGTGCAAGCGGCCAATATCTTCGACTCATCATTTGGAACGCGAATGGTGATCTTGATCGCTCTCGTGGTCTCAACGCTGATGCTACTGTCATACTTCTTGTACCAGATTTTCGATCCTTGGATTCAGGAAAGGAGTTTGGAGTATTCCAAGTATGAGAATCTGCTTGTCGGATTTCTGCAGCACGTGCAGAGGCACGCCAAGGAGAAGCTCGTTGATGACAGTGGCCAACCTAACATTACAGTTATCAAAGG GCTGTTCAGTGAGACTGACAAAGATGCTGATAAAAGCATAACATTTCATGAATTGGAAAAACTGATTCACGAGATTCAGTCCGGGAAAGTAGAGGTGGAGAAAGGCTATGCTATTTCAGAAATGTTGAAAACATTTGATCTCAACAGAGATGGAAGGATTGAAGAAGACGAGTTCGTAGAGGGATGCTCAAAATGGATCAATGAAGCTGCGGAGCTAGCTGGAAAGGGTGACTCTGATGCAGCAGAATTGTTGCGAGAG GTTGTTGAACCAGTTTGCAAGAAGAAAAGATTTGAAAAGGCTGAAATTGAGCATCTAATGGCAAGAATAATGAAGCATGCACATAGTGAAGAGCTTGAAGCAGAACAGCTTGTAACATATGACGGAAAGCCTAATATGGAACGAATCAAAGC TCTGTTCAAGCAATTCGATACAGACAGAAGCAACTCGCTGTCGCGGCCAGAGCTGGAGCAGTTGATCCACACTACAGTCGCAAAAACTGGAGATTCTCAACTGCAGCATGAAGAAATGGTGAAGAAGTTTGTGAAAGATTTCGATATGGATGGTGATGACATTGTTGACGAGCAAGAATTCGTTCATGGCATGACTAAATGGCTTAACAAAGCCATGGACGTCACGAAATGCAAAGATGCAAAGAGATCAATTGATGAATTTGACAAG ATTATGTGGGGAGAAGTTGACGATCTAGTGTATGAAGTTGGTCGGAACGAGGACAGCCATTTGAAGCTATTGACATGGAGTTCCACAAAAGCCATATTTCAAGTGATGTTAGGCATTGCTATACTGACCTTTCTCTCCGGACCTCTGAAGACCAGCATCCAACACTTCTCACATGCCATCGGCGTGCCTGCCTTCTTCGTCTCCTTCGTTGTTGTCCCCATATGCTTGAATGCACTCTCAGCAATATCAGCAATATTCCCAGCAAGCCAGAAGAGCTCAAGAACCTCTTCTCTGACATTCTCAGAG TAA
- the LOC121744740 gene encoding sodium/calcium exchanger NCL2-like isoform X2 — MQAAFTSLLMAILVACLVFYIILSVTNTVTGRILRLNTLDDLISDGVDADAIQAPFFNPGRSPNTKCVHSYGFFPCADNIGGYIFEIVVYQYLVIIGGKLIGRGSKRLFNILGTGVYGATVFRILTVLPKIAMVIVSGILKSKEGAQESVSFGVGVYAGSTVFNLTLVWGMCVIIGRKEFLVKSGDAYHHSSFKEKLSELKGTGTTIDKKTCYTAGIMLLSLIPYFIVQAANIFDSSFGTRMVILIALVVSTLMLLSYFLYQIFDPWIQERSLEYSKYENLLVGFLQHVQRHAKEKLVDDSGQPNITVIKGLFSETDKDADKSITFHELEKLIHEIQSGKVEVEKGYAISEMLKTFDLNRDGRIEEDEFVEGCSKWINEAAELAGKGDSDAAELLREAICKKKRFEKAEIEHLMARIMKHAHSEELEAEQLVTYDGKPNMERIKALFKQFDTDRSNSLSRPELEQLIHTTVAKTGDSQLQHEEMVKKFVKDFDMDGDDIVDEQEFVHGMTKWLNKAMDVTKCKDAKRSIDEFDKIMWGEVDDLVYEVGRNEDSHLKLLTWSSTKAIFQVMLGIAILTFLSGPLKTSIQHFSHAIGVPAFFVSFVVVPICLNALSAISAIFPASQKSSRTSSLTFSEIYGGVVMNNIMGLSTLLAIVYIKGLEWDYSAEVLTVLLVCAVIGVLACSQTTYPLWTCLLAFFLYPFSLLMYYVFQYVLGWN, encoded by the exons ATGCAAGCTGCTTTCACTAGCCTTTTAATGGCTATCCTCGTAGCATGTCTAGTCTTTTACATAATTTTGTCTGTAACTAACACTGTCACCGGTCGTATTCTGAGGCTTAATACTTTGGATGATTTAATCTCTGATGGGGTTGATGCTGATGCAATTCAAGCTCCATTTTTTAACCCCGGGAGGTCTCCTAATACAAAATGTGTGCACAGTTATGGCTTCTTCCCATGTGCAGACAACATAGGGGGCTATATTTTTGAGATAGTCGTCTATCAGTACTTGGTTATTATTGGAGGAAAGCTAATCGGCCGAGGGAGCAAGAGACTCTTCAACATCTTAGGTACTGGTGTATATGGCGCTACTGTTTTTCGTATACTCACAGTGTTGCCAAAGATAGCTATGGTAATTG TATCTGGAATTCTCAAGAGTAAAGAGGGTGCTCAAGAGTCTGTTTCATTCGGGGTAGGCGTGTATGCCGGATCTACAGTCTTCAATCTCACATTAGTATGGGGAATGTGTGTGATAATTGGCAGAAAGGAGTTTCTTGTGAAGTCTGGTGATGCCTATCATCATTCCTCATTCAAGGAAAAACTATCAGAATTAAAAG GTACAGGGACAACAATAGACAAAAAGACATGTTACACAGCTGGAATCATGCTTCTGTCTTTGATCCCTTACTTCATAGTGCAAGCGGCCAATATCTTCGACTCATCATTTGGAACGCGAATGGTGATCTTGATCGCTCTCGTGGTCTCAACGCTGATGCTACTGTCATACTTCTTGTACCAGATTTTCGATCCTTGGATTCAGGAAAGGAGTTTGGAGTATTCCAAGTATGAGAATCTGCTTGTCGGATTTCTGCAGCACGTGCAGAGGCACGCCAAGGAGAAGCTCGTTGATGACAGTGGCCAACCTAACATTACAGTTATCAAAGG GCTGTTCAGTGAGACTGACAAAGATGCTGATAAAAGCATAACATTTCATGAATTGGAAAAACTGATTCACGAGATTCAGTCCGGGAAAGTAGAGGTGGAGAAAGGCTATGCTATTTCAGAAATGTTGAAAACATTTGATCTCAACAGAGATGGAAGGATTGAAGAAGACGAGTTCGTAGAGGGATGCTCAAAATGGATCAATGAAGCTGCGGAGCTAGCTGGAAAGGGTGACTCTGATGCAGCAGAATTGTTGCGAGAGGCAA TTTGCAAGAAGAAAAGATTTGAAAAGGCTGAAATTGAGCATCTAATGGCAAGAATAATGAAGCATGCACATAGTGAAGAGCTTGAAGCAGAACAGCTTGTAACATATGACGGAAAGCCTAATATGGAACGAATCAAAGC TCTGTTCAAGCAATTCGATACAGACAGAAGCAACTCGCTGTCGCGGCCAGAGCTGGAGCAGTTGATCCACACTACAGTCGCAAAAACTGGAGATTCTCAACTGCAGCATGAAGAAATGGTGAAGAAGTTTGTGAAAGATTTCGATATGGATGGTGATGACATTGTTGACGAGCAAGAATTCGTTCATGGCATGACTAAATGGCTTAACAAAGCCATGGACGTCACGAAATGCAAAGATGCAAAGAGATCAATTGATGAATTTGACAAG ATTATGTGGGGAGAAGTTGACGATCTAGTGTATGAAGTTGGTCGGAACGAGGACAGCCATTTGAAGCTATTGACATGGAGTTCCACAAAAGCCATATTTCAAGTGATGTTAGGCATTGCTATACTGACCTTTCTCTCCGGACCTCTGAAGACCAGCATCCAACACTTCTCACATGCCATCGGCGTGCCTGCCTTCTTCGTCTCCTTCGTTGTTGTCCCCATATGCTTGAATGCACTCTCAGCAATATCAGCAATATTCCCAGCAAGCCAGAAGAGCTCAAGAACCTCTTCTCTGACATTCTCAGAG ATATATGGTGGAGTGGTGATGAACAACATCATGGGATTGTCAACACTTTTAGCAATTGTGTACATAAAGGGATTGGAATGGGATTACTCAGCTGAGGTGCTGACAGTTTTGTTGGTGTGTGCAGTAATTGGAGTTCTTGCATGTTCACAGACTACATATCCATTGTGGACATGCCTCTTGGCCTTTTTCCTCTACCCATTCTCCTTGCTAATGTATTATGTTTTCCAGTATGTGTTAGGCTGGAATTAA
- the LOC121744740 gene encoding sodium/calcium exchanger NCL1-like isoform X3, whose protein sequence is MQAAFTSLLMAILVACLVFYIILSVTNTVTGRILRLNTLDDLISDGVDADAIQAPFFNPGRSPNTKCVHSYGFFPCADNIGGYIFEIVVYQYLVIIGGKLIGRGSKRLFNILVSGILKSKEGAQESVSFGVGVYAGSTVFNLTLVWGMCVIIGRKEFLVKSGDAYHHSSFKEKLSELKGTGTTIDKKTCYTAGIMLLSLIPYFIVQAANIFDSSFGTRMVILIALVVSTLMLLSYFLYQIFDPWIQERSLEYSKYENLLVGFLQHVQRHAKEKLVDDSGQPNITVIKGLFSETDKDADKSITFHELEKLIHEIQSGKVEVEKGYAISEMLKTFDLNRDGRIEEDEFVEGCSKWINEAAELAGKGDSDAAELLREVVEPVCKKKRFEKAEIEHLMARIMKHAHSEELEAEQLVTYDGKPNMERIKALFKQFDTDRSNSLSRPELEQLIHTTVAKTGDSQLQHEEMVKKFVKDFDMDGDDIVDEQEFVHGMTKWLNKAMDVTKCKDAKRSIDEFDKIMWGEVDDLVYEVGRNEDSHLKLLTWSSTKAIFQVMLGIAILTFLSGPLKTSIQHFSHAIGVPAFFVSFVVVPICLNALSAISAIFPASQKSSRTSSLTFSEIYGGVVMNNIMGLSTLLAIVYIKGLEWDYSAEVLTVLLVCAVIGVLACSQTTYPLWTCLLAFFLYPFSLLMYYVFQYVLGWN, encoded by the exons ATGCAAGCTGCTTTCACTAGCCTTTTAATGGCTATCCTCGTAGCATGTCTAGTCTTTTACATAATTTTGTCTGTAACTAACACTGTCACCGGTCGTATTCTGAGGCTTAATACTTTGGATGATTTAATCTCTGATGGGGTTGATGCTGATGCAATTCAAGCTCCATTTTTTAACCCCGGGAGGTCTCCTAATACAAAATGTGTGCACAGTTATGGCTTCTTCCCATGTGCAGACAACATAGGGGGCTATATTTTTGAGATAGTCGTCTATCAGTACTTGGTTATTATTGGAGGAAAGCTAATCGGCCGAGGGAGCAAGAGACTCTTCAACATCTTAG TATCTGGAATTCTCAAGAGTAAAGAGGGTGCTCAAGAGTCTGTTTCATTCGGGGTAGGCGTGTATGCCGGATCTACAGTCTTCAATCTCACATTAGTATGGGGAATGTGTGTGATAATTGGCAGAAAGGAGTTTCTTGTGAAGTCTGGTGATGCCTATCATCATTCCTCATTCAAGGAAAAACTATCAGAATTAAAAG GTACAGGGACAACAATAGACAAAAAGACATGTTACACAGCTGGAATCATGCTTCTGTCTTTGATCCCTTACTTCATAGTGCAAGCGGCCAATATCTTCGACTCATCATTTGGAACGCGAATGGTGATCTTGATCGCTCTCGTGGTCTCAACGCTGATGCTACTGTCATACTTCTTGTACCAGATTTTCGATCCTTGGATTCAGGAAAGGAGTTTGGAGTATTCCAAGTATGAGAATCTGCTTGTCGGATTTCTGCAGCACGTGCAGAGGCACGCCAAGGAGAAGCTCGTTGATGACAGTGGCCAACCTAACATTACAGTTATCAAAGG GCTGTTCAGTGAGACTGACAAAGATGCTGATAAAAGCATAACATTTCATGAATTGGAAAAACTGATTCACGAGATTCAGTCCGGGAAAGTAGAGGTGGAGAAAGGCTATGCTATTTCAGAAATGTTGAAAACATTTGATCTCAACAGAGATGGAAGGATTGAAGAAGACGAGTTCGTAGAGGGATGCTCAAAATGGATCAATGAAGCTGCGGAGCTAGCTGGAAAGGGTGACTCTGATGCAGCAGAATTGTTGCGAGAG GTTGTTGAACCAGTTTGCAAGAAGAAAAGATTTGAAAAGGCTGAAATTGAGCATCTAATGGCAAGAATAATGAAGCATGCACATAGTGAAGAGCTTGAAGCAGAACAGCTTGTAACATATGACGGAAAGCCTAATATGGAACGAATCAAAGC TCTGTTCAAGCAATTCGATACAGACAGAAGCAACTCGCTGTCGCGGCCAGAGCTGGAGCAGTTGATCCACACTACAGTCGCAAAAACTGGAGATTCTCAACTGCAGCATGAAGAAATGGTGAAGAAGTTTGTGAAAGATTTCGATATGGATGGTGATGACATTGTTGACGAGCAAGAATTCGTTCATGGCATGACTAAATGGCTTAACAAAGCCATGGACGTCACGAAATGCAAAGATGCAAAGAGATCAATTGATGAATTTGACAAG ATTATGTGGGGAGAAGTTGACGATCTAGTGTATGAAGTTGGTCGGAACGAGGACAGCCATTTGAAGCTATTGACATGGAGTTCCACAAAAGCCATATTTCAAGTGATGTTAGGCATTGCTATACTGACCTTTCTCTCCGGACCTCTGAAGACCAGCATCCAACACTTCTCACATGCCATCGGCGTGCCTGCCTTCTTCGTCTCCTTCGTTGTTGTCCCCATATGCTTGAATGCACTCTCAGCAATATCAGCAATATTCCCAGCAAGCCAGAAGAGCTCAAGAACCTCTTCTCTGACATTCTCAGAG ATATATGGTGGAGTGGTGATGAACAACATCATGGGATTGTCAACACTTTTAGCAATTGTGTACATAAAGGGATTGGAATGGGATTACTCAGCTGAGGTGCTGACAGTTTTGTTGGTGTGTGCAGTAATTGGAGTTCTTGCATGTTCACAGACTACATATCCATTGTGGACATGCCTCTTGGCCTTTTTCCTCTACCCATTCTCCTTGCTAATGTATTATGTTTTCCAGTATGTGTTAGGCTGGAATTAA
- the LOC121744740 gene encoding sodium/calcium exchanger NCL2-like isoform X1 encodes MQAAFTSLLMAILVACLVFYIILSVTNTVTGRILRLNTLDDLISDGVDADAIQAPFFNPGRSPNTKCVHSYGFFPCADNIGGYIFEIVVYQYLVIIGGKLIGRGSKRLFNILGTGVYGATVFRILTVLPKIAMVIVSGILKSKEGAQESVSFGVGVYAGSTVFNLTLVWGMCVIIGRKEFLVKSGDAYHHSSFKEKLSELKGTGTTIDKKTCYTAGIMLLSLIPYFIVQAANIFDSSFGTRMVILIALVVSTLMLLSYFLYQIFDPWIQERSLEYSKYENLLVGFLQHVQRHAKEKLVDDSGQPNITVIKGLFSETDKDADKSITFHELEKLIHEIQSGKVEVEKGYAISEMLKTFDLNRDGRIEEDEFVEGCSKWINEAAELAGKGDSDAAELLREVVEPVCKKKRFEKAEIEHLMARIMKHAHSEELEAEQLVTYDGKPNMERIKALFKQFDTDRSNSLSRPELEQLIHTTVAKTGDSQLQHEEMVKKFVKDFDMDGDDIVDEQEFVHGMTKWLNKAMDVTKCKDAKRSIDEFDKIMWGEVDDLVYEVGRNEDSHLKLLTWSSTKAIFQVMLGIAILTFLSGPLKTSIQHFSHAIGVPAFFVSFVVVPICLNALSAISAIFPASQKSSRTSSLTFSEIYGGVVMNNIMGLSTLLAIVYIKGLEWDYSAEVLTVLLVCAVIGVLACSQTTYPLWTCLLAFFLYPFSLLMYYVFQYVLGWN; translated from the exons ATGCAAGCTGCTTTCACTAGCCTTTTAATGGCTATCCTCGTAGCATGTCTAGTCTTTTACATAATTTTGTCTGTAACTAACACTGTCACCGGTCGTATTCTGAGGCTTAATACTTTGGATGATTTAATCTCTGATGGGGTTGATGCTGATGCAATTCAAGCTCCATTTTTTAACCCCGGGAGGTCTCCTAATACAAAATGTGTGCACAGTTATGGCTTCTTCCCATGTGCAGACAACATAGGGGGCTATATTTTTGAGATAGTCGTCTATCAGTACTTGGTTATTATTGGAGGAAAGCTAATCGGCCGAGGGAGCAAGAGACTCTTCAACATCTTAGGTACTGGTGTATATGGCGCTACTGTTTTTCGTATACTCACAGTGTTGCCAAAGATAGCTATGGTAATTG TATCTGGAATTCTCAAGAGTAAAGAGGGTGCTCAAGAGTCTGTTTCATTCGGGGTAGGCGTGTATGCCGGATCTACAGTCTTCAATCTCACATTAGTATGGGGAATGTGTGTGATAATTGGCAGAAAGGAGTTTCTTGTGAAGTCTGGTGATGCCTATCATCATTCCTCATTCAAGGAAAAACTATCAGAATTAAAAG GTACAGGGACAACAATAGACAAAAAGACATGTTACACAGCTGGAATCATGCTTCTGTCTTTGATCCCTTACTTCATAGTGCAAGCGGCCAATATCTTCGACTCATCATTTGGAACGCGAATGGTGATCTTGATCGCTCTCGTGGTCTCAACGCTGATGCTACTGTCATACTTCTTGTACCAGATTTTCGATCCTTGGATTCAGGAAAGGAGTTTGGAGTATTCCAAGTATGAGAATCTGCTTGTCGGATTTCTGCAGCACGTGCAGAGGCACGCCAAGGAGAAGCTCGTTGATGACAGTGGCCAACCTAACATTACAGTTATCAAAGG GCTGTTCAGTGAGACTGACAAAGATGCTGATAAAAGCATAACATTTCATGAATTGGAAAAACTGATTCACGAGATTCAGTCCGGGAAAGTAGAGGTGGAGAAAGGCTATGCTATTTCAGAAATGTTGAAAACATTTGATCTCAACAGAGATGGAAGGATTGAAGAAGACGAGTTCGTAGAGGGATGCTCAAAATGGATCAATGAAGCTGCGGAGCTAGCTGGAAAGGGTGACTCTGATGCAGCAGAATTGTTGCGAGAG GTTGTTGAACCAGTTTGCAAGAAGAAAAGATTTGAAAAGGCTGAAATTGAGCATCTAATGGCAAGAATAATGAAGCATGCACATAGTGAAGAGCTTGAAGCAGAACAGCTTGTAACATATGACGGAAAGCCTAATATGGAACGAATCAAAGC TCTGTTCAAGCAATTCGATACAGACAGAAGCAACTCGCTGTCGCGGCCAGAGCTGGAGCAGTTGATCCACACTACAGTCGCAAAAACTGGAGATTCTCAACTGCAGCATGAAGAAATGGTGAAGAAGTTTGTGAAAGATTTCGATATGGATGGTGATGACATTGTTGACGAGCAAGAATTCGTTCATGGCATGACTAAATGGCTTAACAAAGCCATGGACGTCACGAAATGCAAAGATGCAAAGAGATCAATTGATGAATTTGACAAG ATTATGTGGGGAGAAGTTGACGATCTAGTGTATGAAGTTGGTCGGAACGAGGACAGCCATTTGAAGCTATTGACATGGAGTTCCACAAAAGCCATATTTCAAGTGATGTTAGGCATTGCTATACTGACCTTTCTCTCCGGACCTCTGAAGACCAGCATCCAACACTTCTCACATGCCATCGGCGTGCCTGCCTTCTTCGTCTCCTTCGTTGTTGTCCCCATATGCTTGAATGCACTCTCAGCAATATCAGCAATATTCCCAGCAAGCCAGAAGAGCTCAAGAACCTCTTCTCTGACATTCTCAGAG ATATATGGTGGAGTGGTGATGAACAACATCATGGGATTGTCAACACTTTTAGCAATTGTGTACATAAAGGGATTGGAATGGGATTACTCAGCTGAGGTGCTGACAGTTTTGTTGGTGTGTGCAGTAATTGGAGTTCTTGCATGTTCACAGACTACATATCCATTGTGGACATGCCTCTTGGCCTTTTTCCTCTACCCATTCTCCTTGCTAATGTATTATGTTTTCCAGTATGTGTTAGGCTGGAATTAA